From a single Couchioplanes caeruleus genomic region:
- a CDS encoding WD40/YVTN/BNR-like repeat-containing protein: MDPPGTADLQFRDIEAFDADHAVALTIGEGEQSRLYVTGDGGRTWAETFRNDDPAAFYDCVTFLDRRHGLALSDPVGGRFRILTTSDGGRSWSVRPTTGMPGALPGEFAFAASGTCLVTADHGSAGRAWFATGGGERARVFATTNGGRTWQVTDSSIPGGPSAGVYSLAFRDPRHGIAVGGDYAVPAPRPTPPRPPVTAAGAGSPPARSRTNTVRARPGWMPARPWRSGPPAATSAATAAGPGPSSTAAVSTRCNAYGERAGRRENRVAWPR; the protein is encoded by the coding sequence TCCCCCGGGTACGGCGGACCTGCAGTTCCGTGACATCGAGGCGTTCGACGCCGACCACGCCGTCGCGCTGACCATCGGCGAGGGCGAGCAGTCGCGGCTGTACGTGACCGGCGACGGCGGGCGTACCTGGGCGGAGACGTTCCGCAACGACGACCCGGCGGCGTTCTACGACTGCGTGACGTTCCTCGACCGCCGCCACGGCCTGGCCCTGTCCGACCCGGTCGGCGGCCGGTTCCGGATCCTCACCACGTCCGACGGCGGCCGGTCCTGGTCGGTGCGGCCCACCACCGGCATGCCCGGCGCGCTGCCCGGCGAGTTCGCGTTCGCCGCGAGTGGCACCTGCCTCGTGACGGCGGACCACGGCAGCGCCGGGCGGGCCTGGTTCGCGACGGGCGGCGGCGAGCGGGCCCGCGTCTTCGCCACCACGAACGGCGGCCGCACCTGGCAGGTCACCGACAGCAGCATCCCCGGCGGGCCCAGCGCGGGCGTCTACAGCCTCGCCTTCCGCGACCCGCGGCACGGCATCGCGGTGGGCGGCGACTACGCCGTGCCGGCACCGCGCCCGACGCCGCCGCGACCACCCGTGACAGCGGCCGGAGCTGGATCCCCGCCCGCGAGGAGCCGGACGAATACCGTTCGGGCGCGGCCTGGCTGGATGCCCGCACGGCCCTGGCGGTCGGGCCCACCGGCAGCGACCTCAGCCGCGACGGCGGCCGGACCTGGACCGAGTTCGACGGCGGCAGTTTCGACGCGGTGCAATGCGTACGGGGAACGTGCTGGGCGTCGGGAGAACAGGGTCGCGTGGCCACGCTGA